The proteins below come from a single Stomoxys calcitrans chromosome 1, idStoCalc2.1, whole genome shotgun sequence genomic window:
- the LOC106086572 gene encoding venom serine protease Bi-VSP: MFLIITSIFAITSLLCHVHFIQGHGGFVPIQGGFIPSASYNYGSYCQTPLNEMGSCVSLKFCPEVLTLFERLDTRSAKRYSAQLQNLCGNRVTPDQYPVLCCKRVVTSMTRTDGSSPAVTTSTTTTTTTTTTTTERPTVKTTTPENDNRSGVSTNVLCLTTELTSGVCKPLKACPELLNKLKADPNNEDFKSDLRKSHTSCGNQNTEVCCPATAAVPTSSPNPRTMRQNVNHLPSEEEGCGLVNQTAPKIVGGDVSQIGAWPWMALIGYDPYSVRPFKCGGTLVSSRHVITAAHCIRQDLSFVRLGEFDLSTESETEYVDINVIKHAKHPDFGKNRRSDLAILLLETEAKFTALIAPICLPNSIQLRSKSYVNSMPFVAGWGYTEQGGSTSNVLKETQLPVLDNDVCRQIYKRLLPSIGDAEYDESIICAGYTVGGTDTCQGDSGGPLMIPELYKGVTRYYLLGVVSYGHGCGKVPGIYISTQRWMDWIVKQIEEL, from the exons atgtttttaatcatTACTAGTATATTCGCCATTACCTCACTTCTATGCCATGTGCACTTCATTCAAGGTCATGGTGGTTTTGTTCCCATTCAAGGTGGTTTCATTCCTAGCGCAAGTTATAATTATGGAAGTTATTGTCAAACACCTCTAAATGAAATGGGATCCTgtgtttcattgaaattttgtcccgAAGTATTGACCCTATTCGAAAGATTGGACACTAGATCGGCCAAAAGATATTCGGCGCAGTTGCAAAATCTTTGCGGTAATCGTGTAACGCCAGATCAATATCCGGTG CTTTGCTGTAAACGTGTTGTAACAAGTATGACCAGAACTGATGGGTCATCTCCAGCGGTTACCACATCAACAACCACTACAACAACGACTACGACTACGACCACCGAAAGGCCAACAGTGAAAACAACTACACCAGAAAATGATAACAGAAGTGGGGTTTCCACAAATGTACTATGTTTGACAACAGAATTGACCTCGGGAGTTTGTAAAC ctcTCAAAGCCTGTCCAGAACTTTTAAATAAACTTAAAGCTGACCCGAATAATGAAGATTTCAAATCTGATCTACGCAAATCCCACACTTCATGTGGTAATCAAAACACAGAGGTTTGTTGTCCTGCAACAGCTGCAGTGCCTACCTCGTCTCCCAACCCCCGTACCATGAGACAAAACGTCAATCATTTGCCCTCTGAAGAGGAAGGATGTGGTCTGGTCAATCAGACAGCGCCAAAAATTGTCGGTGGGGACGTAAGTCAAATTGGTGCCTGGCCATGGATGGCTCTCATTGGCTATGACCCCTACAGTGTAAGGCCATTTAAGTGTGGTGGTACATTGGTCTCCAGTCGACATGTGATTACGGCAGCACATTGTATACGTCAGGATTT ATCTTTCGTCAGACTTGGTGAATTTGACTTGTCCACAGAATCGGAAACGGAGTATGTGGATATAAATGTTATTAAG CATGCAAAACAtcccgattttggtaaaaaccGACGTTCAGATTTGGCGATATTGTTGCTGGAAACTGAGGCGAAATTTACAG CTCTCATTGCTCCCATATGCTTGCCCAATTCGATACAACTGCGTTCCAAGTCCTATGTGAACAGCATGCCCTTTGTTGCTGGTTGGGGTTATACCGAACAGGGTGGTTCAACATCCAATGTACTGAAAGAGACCCAGTTGCCAGTGCTGGATAATGATGTCTGCCGACAGATCTATAAACGTTTATTGCCCAGTATTGGCGATGCTGAATATGATGAGAGCATTATTTGTGCTGGTTACACAGTGGGTGGCACTGATACCTGTCAAGGAGATTCAGGAGGCCCATTAATGATACCAGAG CTATATAAGGGTGTAACTCGTTATTATTTGCTTGGTGTGGTGTCCTATGGCCATGGCTGTGGTAAAGTTCCTGGCATTTATATTAGCACTCAGCGATGGATGGATTGGATAGTAAAACAAATTGAAGAACTATGA